From a region of the Rouxiella sp. S1S-2 genome:
- a CDS encoding MFS transporter has product MSDNHSGWGGLFTAENRGSAITLSGGVALYATNSYIVITILPSVVQDIGGMAWYAWNTTLFVVSAIMGSALSARLLSKCGPRKAYLSATAIFMFGAAICTVAPSMPVLLLGRAVQGLGGGFLFALSYAMINLVFSEALWPRAMALISAMWGVATLVGPAVGGVFAELHAWRYAFGLLLPITMLFALLVWKSLPARQEKAPVAEPLPRLQLVLLASAVLAISAGSLSEHAWVNILGIVLASLLILWLRKREFTSQIRLLPRNALSLSSPLSALFLTMALLMIGMGCEIYVPYFLQHLHGQSPLLAGYITAAAAAGWTLSEMWSAAWTGKRASAAIKAGPVLMLFSLLCLLFSMPLVLGEPWLHMSGIVLGLVVLGFATGLGWPHLLTRVLQQADPEDKEKAGASISVVQSFAAAMGTALAGTVANLSGINATGGPERASHAAFWLFMVFLLAPLMAIISSRRATRSKSVRQPAESLNYK; this is encoded by the coding sequence ATGTCAGATAATCACAGTGGATGGGGCGGTTTGTTTACGGCAGAAAACCGAGGTAGCGCGATTACTCTGAGCGGAGGCGTAGCGCTGTATGCGACCAACAGCTATATCGTGATCACGATTTTGCCTTCGGTAGTGCAGGATATCGGCGGCATGGCCTGGTATGCCTGGAACACTACGCTTTTTGTGGTCAGCGCCATTATGGGATCGGCCCTGTCGGCTCGCCTGCTTAGCAAATGTGGGCCGCGCAAAGCCTATTTGTCCGCTACCGCCATTTTTATGTTCGGCGCTGCTATCTGCACTGTGGCCCCTTCGATGCCTGTTTTACTGTTAGGCAGGGCGGTGCAGGGACTTGGAGGCGGATTTCTGTTTGCACTCTCCTATGCGATGATCAATCTGGTATTCAGTGAGGCGTTGTGGCCGCGAGCGATGGCGCTGATTTCGGCGATGTGGGGGGTAGCCACGCTGGTGGGGCCGGCGGTCGGTGGCGTATTCGCCGAGCTTCACGCCTGGCGCTATGCTTTTGGCCTGCTGCTGCCGATCACGATGCTGTTTGCGCTGCTGGTATGGAAAAGCCTTCCCGCCAGGCAGGAGAAGGCGCCGGTAGCCGAACCGTTACCGCGTTTACAGCTGGTGTTATTGGCCAGCGCGGTGTTAGCCATTTCTGCGGGCAGCCTGTCAGAGCATGCTTGGGTCAATATCTTGGGCATCGTATTGGCCTCGTTGCTTATTCTCTGGTTACGAAAAAGAGAGTTTACCTCACAGATAAGGCTGTTACCGCGTAATGCGCTTTCTTTGTCTTCTCCGCTCAGTGCGCTGTTTTTAACCATGGCACTATTGATGATTGGCATGGGGTGCGAAATTTACGTGCCTTATTTCCTGCAGCACTTACACGGGCAATCCCCGTTATTGGCGGGATACATTACCGCCGCCGCCGCTGCCGGGTGGACGCTAAGTGAGATGTGGAGTGCCGCCTGGACCGGAAAACGGGCCAGCGCCGCCATTAAGGCCGGGCCGGTGCTGATGCTATTTAGCCTACTGTGCCTGCTTTTTTCAATGCCGCTGGTATTGGGCGAACCGTGGTTACATATGAGTGGAATCGTGCTGGGATTGGTGGTGTTAGGATTTGCTACCGGGCTTGGTTGGCCACATTTATTAACTCGCGTATTGCAACAGGCCGATCCGGAAGATAAGGAAAAGGCCGGCGCTTCAATTAGCGTGGTGCAGTCTTTTGCTGCGGCAATGGGGACGGCGCTGGCGGGCACGGTCGCCAACCTGTCGGGCATCAATGCGACTGGCGGCCCAGAAAGAGCCAGTCACGCTGCATTCTGGTTGTTTATGGTGTTTTTACTCGCGCCACTCATGGCCATTATCAGTTCGCGCAGGGCAACGCGCTCAAAATCGGTCAGGCAACCGGCAGAAAGCCTGAACTATAAGTAA
- a CDS encoding metalloregulator ArsR/SmtB family transcription factor, translated as MSSKDLENSQGAKQSVAERLLMLLKTRGELQASDAGKILGTTGEAMRQQFVKLAKEGLVESKAITQGVGRPVQYWLLTAEGHARFPDSHADLTVQLLRMIRSSLGEDALDKLITTRETETLQHYQIAMQGADSLEERLSRLAAIRTREGYMADWEKQEDDSYLLVENHCPICAAASTCQGFCRAEREVFSKTLDAHVERTEHILQGARRCAYRIWL; from the coding sequence ATGTCAAGTAAAGACTTGGAAAATTCACAAGGCGCTAAACAAAGCGTCGCCGAACGGTTGCTGATGCTGCTGAAAACTCGCGGTGAGCTGCAGGCCAGCGACGCCGGAAAAATTCTGGGCACCACTGGCGAAGCCATGCGCCAGCAGTTTGTTAAATTGGCCAAAGAGGGATTGGTTGAAAGTAAAGCCATTACCCAGGGCGTCGGCAGACCAGTCCAATATTGGTTGCTGACGGCAGAAGGCCACGCGCGCTTCCCTGACAGTCATGCTGATTTAACCGTGCAATTACTGAGAATGATCCGCTCATCGCTGGGTGAAGACGCGCTGGATAAGCTTATCACTACCCGCGAAACCGAGACGCTGCAACACTACCAAATTGCTATGCAGGGCGCAGATTCGCTGGAAGAGAGGCTGAGTCGCCTGGCGGCAATCCGCACCCGTGAAGGCTATATGGCCGATTGGGAGAAGCAGGAGGATGACAGCTATTTACTGGTTGAAAATCACTGCCCAATTTGCGCGGCGGCGTCCACCTGTCAGGGCTTTTGTCGGGCAGAACGCGAAGTGTTTAGTAAAACGCTGGACGCTCACGTAGAACGCACTGAGCATATTCTGCAGGGTGCTCGGCGCTGTGCTTATCGCATCTGGTTATAG
- the rhlE gene encoding ATP-dependent RNA helicase RhlE, which produces MSFDSLGLSADILRAVEEQGYNTPTPIQQQAIPVVLQGRDLMASAQTGTGKTAGFTLPVLQLLLNTSVPIQGRRPVRALILTPTRELAAQIGENVTAYSKHLSLRSLVVFGGVSINPQMMKLRGGVDILVATPGRLLDLEHQRAVDLSQVQILVLDEADRMLDMGFIHDIRRVLAKLPAKRQNLLFSATFSDEIKGLASKLLTNPASVEVARRNTASTQIEQSVHFVDKRRKRELLSQMIGTGNWQQVLVFTRTKHGANHLAELLNKDGITAAAIHGNKSQGARTRALADFKAGGIRVLVATDIAARGLDIDQLPHVVNYELPNVPEDYVHRIGRTGRAESTGEAISLVCVDEHKLLRDIERLLKREIPRIALPGYEPDPSIKAEPIVNGRQGSGGGGRGAPRQGGGGQRSGAPRQGGNGQRSGNGGSAGNGGNGSGESRPSRPRQGGAAHAGQRRTGAAGGRRSSGE; this is translated from the coding sequence ATGTCATTTGATTCTCTCGGCCTGAGTGCCGACATTCTGCGTGCTGTTGAAGAGCAGGGCTATAACACACCTACGCCTATACAGCAGCAGGCAATACCTGTTGTGCTGCAGGGCCGTGATTTGATGGCCAGCGCTCAAACCGGTACGGGTAAGACCGCCGGTTTTACCCTGCCTGTTTTGCAATTGCTCCTCAACACCAGCGTTCCGATTCAAGGACGTCGTCCGGTTCGTGCTCTGATCCTCACGCCAACCCGCGAACTGGCGGCTCAGATCGGTGAAAACGTCACGGCTTACAGCAAACACTTGAGCCTGCGTTCGCTGGTGGTGTTTGGTGGCGTGAGCATTAATCCACAAATGATGAAACTGCGCGGCGGCGTCGATATTCTGGTGGCAACGCCGGGTCGATTGCTGGATCTGGAACACCAGAGAGCGGTTGATTTATCACAAGTACAAATTTTGGTTCTGGATGAAGCTGACCGCATGCTGGATATGGGCTTTATTCACGACATCCGTCGTGTATTGGCCAAGCTGCCAGCCAAACGTCAGAACCTGCTGTTCTCTGCGACCTTCTCTGACGAAATCAAAGGGCTGGCGAGCAAATTGCTGACCAATCCTGCTTCTGTTGAAGTGGCGCGTCGTAATACCGCCTCTACCCAAATCGAGCAAAGCGTTCACTTCGTTGACAAACGTCGTAAAAGAGAACTGCTTTCGCAGATGATTGGTACCGGTAACTGGCAGCAAGTGTTGGTCTTCACCCGCACCAAGCACGGCGCCAACCATTTGGCCGAGCTGCTTAATAAAGATGGCATTACTGCCGCGGCTATTCACGGCAACAAAAGCCAGGGCGCACGTACTCGCGCATTGGCCGATTTTAAGGCCGGTGGAATTCGGGTGCTGGTCGCCACTGACATCGCCGCGCGCGGTCTGGATATCGACCAGTTGCCGCACGTTGTTAACTATGAACTGCCAAACGTGCCTGAGGATTACGTGCACCGCATCGGTCGTACCGGTCGTGCAGAATCTACCGGTGAAGCGATTTCACTGGTGTGCGTAGACGAACACAAACTGCTGCGCGACATTGAGCGTTTGCTCAAGCGCGAGATCCCTCGTATTGCGTTGCCTGGCTATGAGCCAGACCCGTCTATCAAAGCTGAGCCGATCGTTAATGGTCGTCAGGGCAGCGGTGGCGGCGGTCGTGGTGCACCACGCCAGGGCGGCGGCGGACAACGTTCTGGCGCACCACGTCAGGGCGGCAACGGTCAACGCAGTGGTAACGGCGGCAGCGCTGGCAATGGCGGTAATGGGTCAGGCGAAAGCCGTCCATCACGTCCACGTCAGGGCGGGGCTGCTCACGCAGGTCAGCGTCGTACAGGCGCAGCCGGTGGCCGCAGGTCTTCAGGCGAGTAA
- a CDS encoding trypsin-like serine protease, with product MKIRHFLGAAISLALLSSASSAIAGNIDTKILKGEEAAPGEFPAFVAIITNDKAEISPNSHTCGGVMVNKDWLLTAAHCVDKMDADRYEALIGLEQYWPKSVYKESAEFEKVVIHPDYDGMGQNDIALVKLAHSAKTNSFGKFNGIDDNVKLPVGTALTAIGFGATHNSITSNKLMKTEGAIFANHFCIDKPEGYPDTNFNPANNLCIGNPDDASQGTTGKGDSGGPWMFLNSQGDYIVSGLMSRGLWQVGQVTKVSAHADWIKKTLSADSQADQAPDAKISTTSKQIDPTFWVSLSGANSTSPEGISPQGFNYKWKVLTNIKKVQISNHEGVSTRVRLIKPASKNFKVKIQLTVTDPKGRETITVTELKAVK from the coding sequence ATGAAAATAAGACATTTTTTAGGTGCTGCCATCAGTCTGGCTTTATTAAGCTCCGCTTCCTCAGCTATAGCGGGAAATATTGATACAAAAATTCTTAAAGGCGAAGAAGCGGCTCCCGGTGAGTTCCCTGCTTTTGTCGCGATCATCACCAATGATAAGGCTGAGATATCACCCAATAGCCACACATGTGGCGGCGTAATGGTGAATAAAGATTGGCTCCTTACGGCAGCGCATTGCGTTGATAAAATGGATGCGGATAGGTATGAAGCACTGATAGGTTTAGAGCAGTACTGGCCTAAATCTGTTTATAAAGAAAGTGCCGAGTTCGAAAAAGTCGTTATTCATCCTGATTATGACGGCATGGGTCAAAATGATATCGCTTTAGTTAAGCTCGCTCACAGCGCTAAAACGAACAGTTTTGGCAAATTTAACGGCATCGATGACAACGTCAAGCTTCCCGTCGGTACTGCCCTCACCGCGATTGGCTTCGGTGCAACCCACAACTCCATTACCTCTAACAAGCTGATGAAAACAGAGGGGGCTATTTTTGCTAATCATTTCTGCATAGATAAACCAGAAGGTTACCCGGATACCAACTTTAATCCGGCAAATAATTTATGCATCGGCAACCCGGATGATGCTTCGCAAGGAACCACCGGTAAAGGCGACTCTGGCGGCCCATGGATGTTTTTAAACAGCCAGGGTGATTATATTGTCTCGGGATTAATGTCACGCGGACTATGGCAGGTGGGACAAGTAACAAAAGTGTCGGCTCATGCTGATTGGATTAAAAAAACCCTCTCGGCTGACAGTCAGGCAGACCAGGCACCAGATGCAAAGATAAGCACAACCTCTAAGCAAATTGATCCCACCTTTTGGGTCTCTCTCAGTGGTGCAAACTCAACTTCTCCTGAAGGGATTTCGCCACAGGGATTTAACTATAAGTGGAAAGTTCTCACTAATATCAAGAAGGTTCAAATATCGAACCATGAAGGGGTTTCAACCCGCGTTCGCCTCATTAAGCCTGCCAGCAAGAATTTTAAAGTAAAAATTCAGCTGACCGTTACCGATCCGAAAGGCCGTGAAACGATCACTGTTACAGAATTGAAAGCGGTTAAATAA
- a CDS encoding multidrug efflux MFS transporter: METWKLNLISVWLGCFFTGLAMSEILPFLPLYVEQLGVHDHEALSIWSGVVFSGTFLVSACVAPLWGSLADRKGRKLMLLRAALGMAIVMVLQGFAQNVWQLFILRTLMGLTSGYIPNAMALVASQVPREKSGWALGTLSTGQVAGVIIGPLLGGFMADTLGLRTVFYVTGGLLFISFLITLFLIKERVVPVTKANRLSGKAVFTTLPYPMLIISLFVTTMMIQLANGSISPILTLFIRNLSDNTHNIAFISGVIAAVPGVSALLAAPKLGKLGDRIGAHRVLIVALVFCFVLFCLMATISTPVQLGILRFLLGFGDGALMPAVQALLVKYSSEQVTGRIFGYNQSFMYLGNVAGPLIGSGVSAALGFRWVFLVTAILVLMNAAQIWWSFRKIPTGVRVK, from the coding sequence ATGGAAACGTGGAAACTTAATTTAATCTCCGTCTGGCTGGGCTGTTTCTTTACCGGTCTGGCGATGAGTGAAATCCTGCCTTTTCTGCCTCTGTACGTTGAGCAACTTGGTGTTCACGACCACGAAGCGCTAAGCATCTGGTCAGGCGTGGTGTTCAGCGGCACGTTTCTGGTTTCAGCCTGCGTTGCTCCACTTTGGGGAAGCTTGGCCGACCGCAAAGGTCGCAAACTGATGCTGCTGCGCGCTGCTCTTGGCATGGCCATTGTCATGGTACTGCAGGGCTTCGCGCAAAACGTCTGGCAGCTGTTTATTCTTAGAACACTGATGGGGCTAACGTCGGGTTACATTCCCAACGCGATGGCGCTGGTTGCGTCACAGGTTCCACGCGAGAAAAGCGGTTGGGCCTTGGGCACGCTCTCAACCGGACAGGTTGCCGGGGTTATTATCGGCCCGCTGCTCGGTGGATTTATGGCCGATACGCTTGGCCTGCGCACCGTCTTTTATGTCACCGGTGGCCTGCTGTTCATCAGTTTCCTGATAACATTATTCCTCATTAAAGAGCGCGTAGTGCCGGTTACCAAGGCCAATCGCCTCAGCGGCAAAGCGGTGTTTACGACGCTGCCATATCCGATGCTGATTATCAGCCTGTTTGTCACCACTATGATGATTCAGTTGGCAAACGGTTCTATCAGCCCAATCCTCACCCTGTTTATTCGCAACCTTTCGGACAACACCCATAATATTGCCTTTATCAGCGGCGTAATTGCGGCAGTGCCGGGCGTTTCTGCACTGCTGGCAGCGCCCAAGCTTGGCAAGCTCGGTGACCGCATTGGCGCGCATCGGGTGCTTATCGTCGCGCTGGTATTTTGCTTCGTGCTGTTCTGTTTGATGGCCACTATCAGCACGCCGGTTCAATTAGGCATCTTGCGCTTTTTACTGGGATTCGGCGATGGCGCCTTGATGCCCGCGGTGCAGGCTTTGCTGGTTAAATACAGCAGCGAACAGGTCACAGGACGCATCTTTGGCTATAACCAGTCGTTTATGTATTTGGGCAACGTTGCAGGTCCACTGATTGGTTCCGGCGTCTCCGCTGCACTGGGTTTCCGCTGGGTATTTTTAGTGACTGCAATCTTGGTATTGATGAATGCGGCACAGATTTGGTGGAGTTTTAGAAAGATACCGACCGGCGTGCGAGTTAAATAA
- a CDS encoding Bax inhibitor-1/YccA family protein yields MDRYPRTNGSIVERANSGIQAYMAQVYGWMTCGLLLTAFVAWYASRSPQILGFIFSSQITFFGLIILQLALVFVISGMVNRLSGTVATGLFMLYSALTGLTISSIFIVYTGSSIAATFLVAGGMFGAMSVFGYTTKRDLSRMGSLLFMALIGIVLASVVNIWLKSSALMWAVTYIGVVVFVGLTAYDTQKLKNMGEQLSVNDKDNFRKYSIVGALTLYLDFINLFLMLLRIFGNRR; encoded by the coding sequence ATGGATCGATATCCACGCACTAATGGTTCCATCGTTGAACGCGCCAACAGCGGTATTCAGGCCTATATGGCGCAGGTGTATGGCTGGATGACCTGTGGTCTGCTGTTGACCGCTTTCGTCGCCTGGTATGCCTCGCGCTCACCGCAGATCCTCGGATTTATTTTCTCAAGCCAGATAACCTTTTTCGGTTTGATTATTCTCCAGCTCGCGTTGGTATTTGTTATTTCAGGCATGGTGAATCGTCTGAGCGGCACCGTTGCCACCGGGCTGTTTATGCTTTACTCGGCCCTGACCGGACTGACGATTTCGAGTATTTTTATCGTTTATACCGGTTCATCGATTGCCGCTACCTTCTTGGTTGCAGGCGGGATGTTTGGTGCAATGAGCGTGTTTGGTTACACCACTAAACGCGACTTAAGCCGCATGGGTAGCCTGCTGTTCATGGCGCTGATTGGCATTGTGCTAGCATCGGTGGTCAATATCTGGTTGAAAAGCTCGGCCTTGATGTGGGCGGTGACTTACATCGGCGTAGTGGTGTTTGTTGGCCTGACGGCGTATGACACGCAGAAGCTGAAAAACATGGGTGAGCAGCTGTCAGTCAATGATAAAGATAACTTCCGTAAATACTCCATCGTCGGTGCATTAACGCTTTATCTTGATTTCATCAACCTGTTCCTAATGCTGTTGCGTATTTTTGGCAACAGAAGATAA
- the moaE gene encoding molybdopterin synthase catalytic subunit MoaE translates to MQATRIVVNAAPFSVGDEYQWLAQSDADGAVVTFTGKVRNHNLGDNVSALTLEHYPGMTEKALADIVEEARQRWPLQRVCVYHRIGALFPGDEIVFVGVTSAHRGMAFDATEFIMDYLKTRAPFWKREATEQGDRWVESRETDQAAAKRWSSSS, encoded by the coding sequence ATGCAAGCAACGCGTATCGTGGTCAATGCTGCGCCTTTTAGCGTCGGTGACGAGTACCAGTGGTTAGCGCAGTCCGATGCCGACGGTGCGGTAGTGACGTTTACCGGCAAGGTGCGAAATCATAATCTTGGCGACAATGTCAGTGCCCTGACGCTAGAGCACTATCCCGGCATGACCGAAAAGGCGCTGGCCGACATTGTTGAAGAAGCCCGTCAACGCTGGCCGCTGCAGCGAGTGTGTGTTTATCACCGTATCGGCGCGCTGTTTCCCGGTGATGAAATCGTGTTCGTTGGCGTCACCAGCGCCCATCGCGGCATGGCGTTCGACGCCACAGAATTCATCATGGACTACCTGAAAACTCGCGCTCCTTTCTGGAAACGCGAGGCCACCGAGCAGGGCGACCGCTGGGTGGAGTCCCGAGAGACGGATCAGGCTGCCGCCAAGCGCTGGTCCTCTTCGTCCTAG
- the moaD gene encoding molybdopterin synthase sulfur carrier subunit, which produces MIEVLFFAQVRELIGTGSLQLPAEFDSVDALRQALCQRGDRWALALESGKLLVAVNQTLVDVTHVIKDGDEVAFFPPVTGG; this is translated from the coding sequence ATGATTGAGGTTTTGTTTTTTGCTCAGGTTCGTGAACTGATAGGTACCGGTAGCCTGCAGTTGCCCGCAGAATTCGACAGCGTAGATGCATTGCGCCAGGCGCTGTGCCAGCGTGGTGACCGTTGGGCGCTGGCGCTTGAATCTGGCAAACTGCTGGTGGCGGTGAATCAGACGTTGGTTGACGTGACCCACGTCATTAAAGACGGCGATGAAGTGGCGTTTTTTCCGCCGGTAACCGGAGGCTGA
- the moaC gene encoding cyclic pyranopterin monophosphate synthase MoaC — translation MSSLTHINASGEAHMVDVSAKAETVREARAEAYVSMAASTLAMIVKGDHHKGDVFATARIAGIQAAKKTWDLIPLCHPLLLTKVEVKLEAQPEFSRVRIESLCRLSGKTGVEMEALTAASVAALTIYDMCKAVQKDMVLGPIRLLEKSGGKSGDFKVES, via the coding sequence ATGTCTAGTCTGACGCATATCAATGCCTCCGGTGAGGCCCACATGGTGGACGTTTCCGCTAAAGCAGAAACCGTTCGTGAAGCGCGTGCTGAAGCCTATGTTTCAATGGCTGCCAGCACGCTGGCGATGATTGTTAAAGGCGACCACCATAAAGGTGATGTGTTTGCCACGGCGCGTATTGCCGGTATTCAGGCCGCCAAAAAGACCTGGGATCTGATCCCACTGTGTCATCCGCTGTTGCTCACCAAGGTCGAAGTGAAGCTTGAGGCACAGCCTGAGTTCAGTCGCGTGCGAATCGAAAGCCTCTGCCGCCTCAGTGGTAAAACTGGCGTCGAAATGGAGGCACTCACGGCCGCTTCCGTGGCGGCATTGACCATTTATGACATGTGTAAAGCGGTGCAGAAAGACATGGTACTAGGCCCGATCCGCCTGCTGGAGAAAAGCGGTGGGAAGTCCGGCGACTTCAAGGTGGAGTCATGA
- the moaB gene encoding molybdenum cofactor biosynthesis protein B → MSKASGDFQALSIAILTVSDSRTEADDSSGDHLNEAATEAGHHVVAREIIKDNLYKIRAVVSQWIADERIGAVIINGGTGFTAGDNTPEALKPLFDREIEGFGELFRMLSYEDIGTATIQSRALAGMANQTVIFAIPGSTNACTMAWEQIISSQLDARNRPCNFIPHVRK, encoded by the coding sequence ATGAGCAAAGCCAGTGGCGATTTTCAGGCGCTTTCGATAGCTATACTTACCGTTTCCGACAGTCGCACCGAGGCTGACGACAGCTCCGGTGACCACCTTAATGAGGCCGCAACGGAAGCGGGTCACCACGTCGTTGCGCGAGAAATCATAAAAGATAACCTCTATAAGATCCGCGCCGTCGTGTCGCAGTGGATAGCCGACGAGCGAATTGGTGCAGTGATTATCAACGGCGGCACTGGATTTACTGCCGGTGACAACACGCCTGAAGCATTAAAACCGTTGTTTGACCGCGAAATAGAAGGCTTTGGAGAACTGTTCCGCATGCTCTCCTATGAGGACATCGGCACGGCGACTATTCAGTCACGCGCGCTGGCCGGCATGGCGAATCAAACCGTTATTTTTGCCATACCTGGGTCGACCAATGCCTGCACAATGGCTTGGGAGCAGATCATTTCTTCACAGCTTGATGCGCGAAACCGCCCCTGCAACTTTATTCCTCACGTAAGAAAGTAA
- the moaA gene encoding GTP 3',8-cyclase MoaA has product MPQLTDAFARKFYYLRLSITDVCNFRCTYCLPDGYKPQGHNNKSFLSLDEIRRVSRAFANLGTEKVRLTGGEPSLRRDFSEIIAAVRENPQVRHLAVTTNGYRLARDVNTWRDAGLTAINVSVDSLDARQFHAITGQDKFREVMNGIDAAFEAGFEKVKVNAVLMRDVNHTSLHTFLNWIKDRPIQLRFIELMETGDGGDLFRKHHVSGQVIRNQLVQQGWTLQGRSRSDGPAQVFSHPDYVGEIGLIMPYEKDFCATCNRLRVSAVGNLHLCLFGEQGIPLRDLLADDLQQDALMERIQGGLSTKKQTHFLHQGNTGITQNLSFIGG; this is encoded by the coding sequence GTGCCACAACTAACTGACGCATTTGCGCGCAAGTTCTATTACTTGCGCCTGTCGATCACTGACGTGTGCAATTTCCGTTGCACGTATTGCCTGCCAGACGGCTATAAACCTCAGGGTCACAACAACAAAAGTTTTCTTTCACTCGACGAAATCCGTCGGGTGAGCCGCGCGTTTGCCAATCTTGGCACTGAAAAAGTACGTCTGACCGGTGGTGAACCCTCACTGCGCCGCGATTTCAGCGAGATAATCGCTGCCGTGCGTGAAAATCCTCAGGTTCGCCATCTGGCGGTCACCACCAATGGTTATCGTTTAGCGCGTGACGTCAATACCTGGCGTGACGCCGGACTTACCGCCATCAATGTGAGTGTTGACAGTCTTGATGCCCGTCAGTTCCACGCCATCACCGGTCAGGACAAATTTCGTGAAGTGATGAACGGAATTGACGCTGCTTTCGAAGCGGGTTTCGAAAAAGTGAAAGTCAACGCCGTACTGATGCGCGATGTCAACCACACCAGCCTGCACACCTTTCTAAACTGGATCAAAGATCGGCCAATTCAGCTACGCTTTATCGAACTCATGGAAACGGGTGACGGCGGTGATTTATTCCGCAAACATCACGTTTCTGGACAGGTAATTCGCAATCAGCTGGTACAGCAAGGCTGGACGCTGCAGGGCCGCAGCCGCAGTGACGGCCCGGCTCAGGTATTCAGTCATCCTGACTACGTAGGCGAAATCGGTTTGATCATGCCTTACGAGAAAGATTTTTGCGCCACCTGTAACCGGCTGCGCGTATCGGCTGTCGGTAATCTGCATCTGTGCCTGTTTGGTGAGCAGGGTATTCCTTTACGTGATCTGCTGGCCGATGACCTGCAGCAGGACGCGCTCATGGAACGCATTCAGGGCGGATTGAGCACCAAAAAACAGACCCATTTCCTGCATCAGGGCAATACCGGCATCACGCAGAATCTCTCATTTATTGGCGGCTAA
- the yvcK gene encoding uridine diphosphate-N-acetylglucosamine-binding protein YvcK encodes MRNRALSDLDRVVALGGGHGLGRVMSSLSSLGSRLTGIVTTTDNGGSTGRIRRSVGGIAWGDMRNCLNQLITEPSVASAMFEYRFSGSGELDGHNLGNLILRALDSLSVRPLEAMNLVRSLLKVDAELIPMSEDPVDLAAIDHHGNLIHGEVNVDQMLKVPQQLMLEPEVDTTREALEAIAEADLIIIGPGSFFTSLMPLLLLKDLATELRRSRAHIVYISNLGKELSVAAASLSLQDKLNMIEKQIGRSAISAAIVGPGVYLGEAASRLIIQGPLEAQDVPYRHDRELLRLALEEALQRIGQA; translated from the coding sequence ATGCGTAACAGGGCGTTGAGTGACTTGGATAGAGTTGTAGCACTGGGCGGCGGTCACGGACTGGGGCGCGTAATGTCGTCACTTTCTTCGCTGGGCTCACGCCTGACCGGCATTGTTACCACGACCGATAACGGCGGTTCAACGGGGCGAATTCGCCGATCGGTAGGTGGCATTGCCTGGGGAGATATGCGCAACTGTCTTAATCAGCTGATCACTGAGCCCAGTGTGGCCTCGGCGATGTTTGAATATCGCTTTAGCGGCAGCGGCGAGCTTGACGGGCACAATCTGGGCAATCTTATTCTGCGCGCACTAGACAGCCTCAGCGTACGTCCGCTTGAGGCAATGAACCTGGTGCGCAGCTTGTTAAAGGTTGATGCCGAGCTGATCCCGATGTCGGAGGATCCTGTCGATCTGGCAGCTATCGATCACCACGGCAATCTGATTCATGGCGAAGTCAATGTCGATCAGATGCTTAAGGTGCCGCAGCAGTTGATGCTTGAACCTGAGGTCGACACCACGCGGGAAGCCTTAGAGGCTATCGCCGAAGCGGATTTAATTATTATTGGTCCTGGCAGCTTTTTCACCAGCCTGATGCCACTGCTGCTGCTCAAAGACTTGGCGACTGAGCTGCGCCGCAGCCGTGCGCATATTGTGTACATCAGCAATCTTGGCAAAGAGCTTAGCGTGGCGGCCGCGTCGTTGAGCCTGCAAGACAAACTCAACATGATTGAAAAGCAGATTGGCCGTTCTGCTATCAGCGCGGCCATCGTAGGGCCTGGTGTTTATTTGGGTGAAGCGGCCAGCCGCTTAATTATTCAGGGTCCACTTGAGGCGCAGGACGTTCCCTATCGCCACGACAGAGAACTGCTAAGGCTGGCGCTGGAAGAGGCATTACAACGCATAGGTCAAGCTTGA